Proteins from one Mucilaginibacter jinjuensis genomic window:
- a CDS encoding transferrin receptor-like dimerization domain-containing protein yields the protein MKKTFTLSFLALSAFAQAQQQNISGFSSASAATELQHEKQFDQSLSAKRIGESIKQLSAYPHHLGSPGGKAVADAILAKYKSFGLDAHIETYNVLFPTPKTRVLELQGATPYTALLKEPALAEDATSGQEGQLPTYNAWSADGDVTGELVFVNYGLPDDYDQLQKMGIDVKGKIVIAKYGRSWRGIKPKVAYEHGAIGCIIYSDPKDDGFTQGDVYPKGAYKNEYGVQRGSVMDMVIYPGDPLTPNVGATKDAKRLDRLEAPTILKIPVLPISYHDALPFLKSLEGQVAPSDWRGGLPITYHIGPSKSTVHLKLAFNWDMVPCYDVIAKIKGSKYPDEWVMRGNHHDGWVNGASDPISGQAAMLDEAKAMGDLLKTGWRPKRTIVYCSWDGEEPSLIGSTEFAEDHAKELQQKAVVYINSDSNGRGFLNAEGSHALENFMTEIEMAVTDPQTKVSVYDRGKARELVNTPSAKGKKEILDRKDIRLGALGSGSDYSAFLQHLGITTLDLGFGGEDPTGDYHSIYDSYDSYVRFKDHDFMYGPALASVAGRATLRMADADVLPFDFRSLCSTIDRYSKEVQELANQMRESTAMNNSLIKSNQYTLAYDPDMHLPQPEIKSEVPTIDFSALKTALETLKQSTDKLDTEWEQAAQSGKDQDKLNQKLYRAEQQLLYDGGLPRRPWFKHTIYAPGFYTGYGVKTLPGIRESIEQRNWPELQQQIAIAAKSITQLATYLGSE from the coding sequence ATGAAAAAAACTTTTACTCTCAGTTTTCTGGCTCTTTCGGCTTTTGCGCAGGCCCAGCAGCAAAACATCAGCGGTTTTTCGTCGGCTTCGGCAGCAACAGAGCTGCAGCACGAAAAACAATTCGATCAATCCCTCAGCGCTAAACGTATCGGCGAAAGCATTAAGCAGCTTTCTGCCTACCCGCACCATCTGGGCTCACCGGGAGGCAAGGCTGTAGCCGATGCCATTTTGGCCAAGTACAAAAGCTTCGGCCTCGATGCACATATCGAAACTTATAATGTATTGTTCCCAACACCCAAAACACGGGTGCTTGAATTACAGGGAGCAACCCCATACACCGCTTTATTAAAAGAACCCGCACTTGCAGAAGATGCAACATCTGGGCAGGAGGGCCAACTACCAACCTACAACGCCTGGAGCGCCGACGGCGATGTAACCGGCGAACTGGTTTTTGTAAACTACGGTTTGCCTGATGATTATGATCAGCTGCAAAAAATGGGGATTGACGTAAAAGGCAAAATTGTGATTGCCAAATACGGACGCTCATGGCGTGGTATTAAGCCCAAGGTAGCTTACGAGCATGGCGCTATCGGCTGCATTATCTACTCGGACCCCAAAGATGATGGCTTTACCCAGGGCGATGTTTATCCTAAAGGCGCTTATAAAAACGAATATGGCGTGCAACGCGGTTCGGTAATGGATATGGTAATTTACCCCGGCGATCCGCTAACCCCAAATGTGGGAGCGACTAAAGATGCTAAACGTTTGGATAGACTGGAAGCACCGACCATTTTAAAAATTCCGGTATTACCAATTAGCTATCATGATGCGCTGCCTTTCCTGAAATCGCTAGAAGGACAGGTTGCCCCGTCTGACTGGCGCGGTGGTTTGCCTATTACGTACCACATTGGCCCAAGTAAATCAACCGTACATTTAAAGCTTGCTTTCAACTGGGATATGGTGCCTTGTTATGATGTAATTGCCAAAATTAAAGGTTCTAAATACCCAGACGAGTGGGTAATGCGCGGTAACCACCACGATGGTTGGGTTAATGGCGCAAGCGACCCGATAAGCGGCCAGGCTGCCATGTTGGATGAAGCCAAAGCTATGGGCGATCTGCTAAAAACCGGCTGGAGACCAAAACGTACCATCGTTTATTGCTCATGGGATGGCGAGGAGCCAAGCTTAATTGGTTCTACCGAGTTTGCCGAAGATCATGCTAAAGAACTACAGCAGAAAGCCGTAGTTTATATTAACTCTGACAGCAACGGTCGTGGTTTCTTAAATGCAGAAGGTTCGCATGCATTGGAAAACTTTATGACCGAAATTGAGATGGCCGTAACCGATCCGCAAACCAAAGTGAGTGTTTATGATCGTGGTAAAGCCCGCGAGCTGGTTAATACACCATCGGCCAAAGGCAAAAAAGAAATATTGGACAGGAAAGATATTCGCTTAGGCGCACTGGGTTCAGGATCCGATTATTCCGCGTTTTTGCAGCATTTAGGTATCACCACACTTGATCTTGGTTTTGGTGGCGAAGACCCAACCGGCGATTACCACTCTATTTATGACAGCTACGATAGCTACGTGCGTTTTAAAGATCATGACTTTATGTATGGCCCTGCGCTGGCTTCGGTAGCCGGTCGTGCCACTTTACGCATGGCGGATGCCGATGTGCTTCCATTCGATTTCCGTAGCTTATGCAGCACCATAGACCGTTATAGCAAAGAAGTACAGGAGCTGGCTAATCAAATGCGCGAAAGTACAGCGATGAACAACAGCCTTATCAAATCAAACCAATACACATTGGCTTACGATCCTGATATGCATTTACCACAACCAGAAATTAAATCGGAAGTGCCGACCATTGATTTCAGCGCCCTAAAAACAGCTTTGGAAACTTTGAAACAAAGCACCGATAAGCTGGACACCGAGTGGGAGCAGGCGGCACAATCTGGCAAGGATCAGGATAAACTAAACCAGAAACTTTACCGTGCCGAGCAGCAATTGTTGTATGATGGTGGTTTACCTCGCCGCCCGTGGTTTAAACATACCATTTATGCACCGGGTTTCTATACTGGCTATGGTGTAAAAACTTTGCCGGGCATCCGTGAGTCAATCGAACAGCGTAACTGGCCAGAGTTGCAGCAGCAGATTGCCATTGCGGCGAAAAGCATTACGCAATTGGCAACATATCTGGGATCAGAATAG
- a CDS encoding neutral zinc metallopeptidase → MQWFGGKESDNVEEGSSSGGGRGFAVGGGVVGVIGLVIYLFTGINPAALLNGGQQGNNVQQEQVNTHVVHGRTPQEQLAMKVFKGTEDVWDSLFTARGKTYQKPILHFFNGSVDAGCGFASSATGPFYCPQDRKVYIDLSFYNELSNRFGAPGEFAQAYVIAHEVGHHVQNLLGISQKVENAESQAGSEAERNKYSVALELQADFYAGIWAHYENKYHQNGLVLNEADIASALNAAKQIGDDRLQQETQGCVEPDSFTHGTSAQRMYWFKKGFDSGDLSEGNTFRKMGL, encoded by the coding sequence ATGCAATGGTTCGGCGGTAAAGAAAGTGATAACGTAGAAGAAGGCAGCAGTAGTGGCGGCGGCCGTGGTTTTGCCGTTGGCGGCGGTGTTGTTGGTGTAATTGGGTTAGTGATCTACCTGTTTACCGGCATTAACCCGGCTGCGCTATTAAATGGTGGACAACAGGGAAATAATGTTCAGCAAGAGCAGGTAAACACCCATGTTGTGCATGGCCGAACCCCGCAGGAACAGTTAGCCATGAAAGTATTTAAAGGCACCGAAGATGTTTGGGATAGCCTGTTTACCGCTCGGGGGAAAACCTACCAAAAGCCAATTCTGCACTTTTTTAACGGCAGTGTTGACGCCGGCTGTGGTTTTGCCAGCTCGGCAACGGGTCCGTTCTATTGTCCGCAAGACCGTAAGGTATATATTGATCTTTCTTTTTACAACGAACTGAGCAATCGTTTCGGCGCCCCCGGCGAATTTGCCCAGGCTTATGTAATAGCCCACGAAGTTGGTCACCACGTGCAAAACCTATTGGGTATTTCGCAAAAGGTAGAAAACGCCGAAAGCCAGGCCGGTAGCGAAGCCGAACGCAACAAATACTCCGTGGCCCTCGAGCTCCAGGCCGACTTCTATGCTGGCATCTGGGCACACTATGAGAACAAATACCACCAAAACGGTCTCGTCCTCAATGAGGCCGACATAGCTAGTGCCCTAAACGCTGCCAAACAAATAGGCGACGACCGCCTCCAGCAAGAAACCCAGGGCTGCGTAGAACCAGACTCTTTCACCCACGGCACCTCTGCCCAGCGTATGTACTGGTTTAAAAAAGGTTTCGACTCCGGAGATTTGAGTGAGGGGAATACGTTTAGGAAGATGGGGTTGTAG
- a CDS encoding ABC-three component system protein: MQLSREEKYIARKLFQLEIHKRSAQAFEDFFVRIMQLSHPEFIPVKPQGQYGDRKNDGFIKSEGKYYQVYAPYDPATREKETIDKLVADFKGLYSYWNSQVVRVKEYYFVLNDKYQGAYASLHPELTKIENENEGVKCFPLLAQHLEDKFLALPPKHIEEFFGPIIEPEQVELFDVSVMNEVIKHLLSSTATKQSENFPENPDFNLKIVFNRLSEIPANYLRFGSFQEGELKNYFKINSTFAKEDLRTVFNNLYKKALLEMPDSDDKSDLAFFYIMNNAHPTKNFMINNAVLVLMAYFFSYCDIFEEPIKQQTLF; encoded by the coding sequence ATGCAGTTATCCAGAGAAGAAAAATATATTGCTCGAAAGTTATTCCAATTAGAAATTCACAAGAGAAGCGCTCAAGCTTTTGAAGACTTTTTTGTGAGAATTATGCAATTAAGTCATCCCGAGTTTATTCCAGTAAAACCACAAGGTCAATACGGAGATAGGAAAAATGACGGTTTTATTAAATCCGAAGGTAAGTACTATCAGGTTTATGCGCCTTATGATCCCGCCACAAGGGAAAAAGAAACAATTGATAAGTTAGTGGCAGATTTTAAAGGTTTATACTCATACTGGAATTCACAGGTGGTTAGAGTAAAGGAATATTATTTTGTCTTAAATGATAAGTATCAAGGTGCATATGCTTCACTACATCCAGAGCTTACAAAAATTGAAAATGAAAACGAAGGGGTTAAATGTTTTCCATTATTAGCTCAACATTTAGAAGATAAATTTTTGGCGTTGCCCCCTAAGCATATTGAGGAGTTTTTCGGTCCAATTATTGAACCCGAGCAAGTAGAGTTATTTGATGTTTCAGTAATGAATGAGGTTATAAAACATCTGCTTAGTTCAACAGCAACGAAACAAAGCGAGAATTTTCCAGAGAATCCAGATTTTAATTTAAAAATTGTTTTTAATAGGTTAAGCGAAATACCCGCTAATTATCTTCGTTTCGGATCGTTTCAAGAAGGAGAACTTAAGAATTATTTTAAAATTAATAGCACCTTTGCAAAAGAGGATTTAAGAACAGTCTTCAACAACCTTTATAAAAAGGCACTTTTAGAAATGCCCGATTCAGATGATAAGTCGGATTTGGCTTTTTTTTATATTATGAATAATGCTCATCCAACTAAAAACTTTATGATAAATAATGCTGTGTTAGTACTCATGGCATATTTTTTTAGTTATTGTGACATATTTGAAGAGCCAATCAAGCAACAAACATTGTTTTAA
- a CDS encoding ABC-three component system middle component 6, with product MILPSKHLKISESLLGLGGYLLNYLKGGPQTVDHLWFKVSKQNNSKKSFAYHGFDNVIFALNYLYIIGAIDINSEGEIFNAINKAKSE from the coding sequence ATGATTTTGCCATCAAAGCATTTAAAGATATCGGAATCACTATTAGGACTTGGTGGGTATCTTTTAAATTATTTAAAAGGAGGTCCACAAACTGTAGATCATTTGTGGTTTAAGGTTAGTAAACAAAATAATTCGAAAAAATCCTTTGCATACCATGGCTTCGACAATGTCATTTTTGCATTAAATTATTTATATATAATAGGAGCTATCGATATCAATTCCGAAGGGGAAATTTTTAATGCGATTAATAAAGCTAAAAGCGAATAA
- a CDS encoding DUF2326 domain-containing protein produces MRLIKLKANNSGFKEIIFNPKGISLIVGKRHNHDYTQNRKITYNSVGKSLTIALIHFCLGSQKNPEFESKLKEWEFSLEFNIDGDNFIVSRKCNNQNIVFLNEKEYSLDDYKTFLLTKLFTLPNDHKFLSFRSLISRFIRPQKSSYTTYYDFIKDEQDFNELINNSLLLGLNTEIILKKYQLKDEYDGVEKMRKAIEDDPIMQSFFDSEDDSFEIDIVDLKQKIRKLEKSLAEFRVAEDYYQVVKEADEIKVQLRTYENRAANLKTAISNINGSLDITPDIPKKKVLELYREAEVNLPDFILRRLEEVESFNKKILDNRTVRLLKEKSNFEQKLTEVEGIIKVLGRQKDQKLEYLNTRGALDEFTKLNEQVNAFKIRLDNIEKYKKLKQEYKNKTEEIKQGFSEQNILTSNYIANNTALIEKNIILFKGFAEEFYENKRAGIEIKNNEGINKTRFDIKAKIDDDKGDGVNDVKIFCFDWTILKAQHNHKIKFIFHDSRLLSEIDSRQVATLFRVAHQNSNDSNFQYIVSANENTLDALKLELGEEDYNLIIEENIVLELTDESNESKLLGMQMDLDYDKE; encoded by the coding sequence ATGCGATTAATAAAGCTAAAAGCGAATAATAGCGGGTTTAAAGAAATAATATTCAACCCTAAAGGCATTTCCTTAATTGTTGGAAAGCGTCATAATCACGACTATACTCAAAATAGAAAAATCACCTATAACAGCGTTGGTAAATCGCTAACGATTGCTTTGATACATTTCTGTCTCGGTTCTCAAAAAAATCCTGAATTTGAATCTAAATTAAAGGAATGGGAGTTTTCTCTGGAGTTTAATATTGATGGAGACAATTTTATAGTAAGTAGAAAGTGCAATAATCAAAATATCGTTTTTTTAAATGAGAAAGAGTATTCCTTAGATGATTATAAAACGTTTTTATTGACAAAATTATTTACGCTTCCCAATGATCATAAATTCCTGTCATTTAGATCTTTAATTTCTCGGTTTATTCGTCCTCAGAAAAGTAGTTATACCACTTATTATGATTTTATAAAAGACGAACAGGATTTTAATGAGTTGATTAACAACTCACTACTTCTTGGATTAAATACAGAAATCATATTAAAAAAATATCAGTTAAAAGATGAGTATGATGGTGTCGAAAAAATGCGGAAAGCAATCGAAGACGATCCCATTATGCAATCTTTTTTCGATAGTGAAGATGATAGTTTTGAGATAGATATAGTAGATCTAAAACAGAAAATAAGAAAGCTGGAAAAGAGCTTAGCAGAGTTTCGAGTGGCGGAAGACTATTACCAGGTAGTAAAGGAGGCGGATGAAATTAAAGTTCAATTGCGAACTTATGAAAACCGAGCTGCTAATTTAAAAACAGCAATTTCTAATATAAATGGTAGCCTTGATATTACGCCAGATATACCCAAAAAGAAAGTTTTAGAATTATATAGAGAGGCAGAAGTTAACTTACCTGATTTTATTCTAAGGAGATTGGAAGAAGTTGAATCATTCAACAAAAAAATATTAGATAATAGGACAGTCCGACTATTAAAGGAAAAAAGCAATTTCGAGCAAAAATTAACCGAAGTAGAAGGTATCATAAAGGTATTAGGTCGGCAGAAGGATCAAAAGCTGGAATATTTAAATACAAGGGGGGCATTGGATGAATTCACTAAGCTTAATGAGCAGGTCAATGCATTTAAAATCCGGCTCGACAATATTGAAAAATATAAAAAGCTAAAACAGGAATATAAAAATAAAACAGAGGAAATAAAGCAAGGTTTTAGTGAGCAAAATATCTTGACCTCTAATTATATAGCAAACAATACTGCATTAATTGAAAAAAATATAATCTTGTTTAAGGGATTTGCGGAAGAGTTTTATGAAAATAAACGAGCAGGAATAGAAATAAAAAACAATGAGGGCATAAATAAAACGCGATTTGATATTAAAGCTAAAATTGATGATGATAAAGGAGATGGTGTAAATGATGTCAAAATCTTTTGTTTTGATTGGACTATATTGAAAGCACAGCATAATCACAAAATAAAATTCATTTTCCACGATAGTAGGTTGTTATCGGAAATCGACTCGCGACAAGTTGCTACTCTGTTTAGAGTTGCTCATCAAAATAGCAATGATTCTAATTTTCAATACATAGTGTCTGCTAATGAGAATACATTAGACGCATTAAAACTTGAGTTAGGTGAAGAGGATTATAATTTGATAATAGAAGAAAATATAGTATTGGAACTTACAGATGAATCAAATGAGTCAAAACTTTTGGGCATGCAAATGGATTTAGACTATGACAAAGAATAA
- a CDS encoding N-acetylmuramoyl-L-alanine amidase, with product MKRYTLLFLLPLLFFAACSSHKAIVAPVANTKKVYETQVDSFLDIARQMNPAMLVDSAGVSIPSQFIATVNLNLRKPNYVILHYTAQDSLQQTINTFSQVRTQVSAHYVVGKDGRIVHMLNDYLRAWQAGVSKWGSITDMNSCSIGIEIDNNGNEPFTEPQIKSLLILLAQLKKNYNIPQANFIGHADIAPGRKPDPGPFFPWKRLAEKGFGYWSDDIVVPAPDNFDYVTAFKLMGYDTRNINGTIDAFKRHFIQTDITPQMTQLDLNVLFNVYRKYQ from the coding sequence ATGAAACGCTATACCCTTCTATTTTTATTACCCCTCCTCTTCTTCGCTGCCTGCTCATCACACAAAGCAATCGTAGCCCCCGTAGCCAACACCAAAAAAGTTTACGAAACCCAGGTAGATAGCTTTCTGGATATTGCGCGGCAGATGAACCCGGCTATGCTGGTTGATAGTGCGGGTGTGTCTATCCCCTCGCAGTTTATTGCTACGGTGAATTTGAATTTGCGGAAACCCAATTATGTGATTCTGCATTATACCGCACAGGATTCGCTGCAGCAAACCATTAATACTTTTAGCCAGGTGCGTACACAGGTAAGCGCGCATTATGTAGTGGGCAAAGATGGCCGCATTGTACACATGTTGAACGATTATCTGCGGGCATGGCAGGCTGGTGTGAGCAAATGGGGCAGCATTACAGATATGAACAGCTGTTCTATCGGCATCGAGATTGATAATAATGGAAACGAGCCTTTTACCGAGCCGCAGATTAAAAGCCTGCTGATATTATTGGCGCAGTTAAAGAAGAATTATAACATTCCGCAGGCCAACTTTATTGGTCACGCTGATATTGCACCGGGTCGTAAACCGGATCCCGGTCCATTTTTCCCATGGAAGCGCCTGGCCGAAAAGGGCTTCGGTTACTGGAGTGACGACATTGTGGTGCCGGCTCCCGATAACTTCGACTATGTAACGGCATTTAAACTCATGGGCTATGATACCCGCAACATCAACGGAACTATTGATGCTTTTAAACGCCACTTCATCCAAACGGACATCACCCCACAAATGACGCAGTTGGATTTGAATGTGCTGTTTAATGTATACCGAAAATACCAATAA
- a CDS encoding glutamine--tRNA ligase/YqeY domain fusion protein, with the protein MSEERSLNFLEEIVEEDIREGKNGGRIHTRFPPEPNGYLHIGHAKSICLNFGLAQKYNGLTNLRFDDTNPVTEDTEYVESIKEDVKWLGFNWANELYASDYFDQIYAFAVDLIRKGLAYVDDSTAEEIASQKGTPTEPGKPSEYRSRSVEENLQLFEEMKAGKYPDGAKVLRAKIDLASPNMHLRDPLMYRIKHAHHHRTGDKWCIYPMYDFAHGQSDSIEHITHSVCTLEFIPHRALYDWFIEELQIFPSHQYEFARLNMTYTVMSKRKLLQLVKENHVESWDDPRMPTISGLRRRGYTPASIREFCERIGIAKRENIIDLSLLEFCIREDLNKTAWRRMAVLDPVKLVITNYPEGDGEILHGENNPEVEGGEGGRDIPFSRELYIEREDFMEVAPKKFFRLGPGLMVRLKNAYIIKCEDFVKDAEGNITEIHCTYIPESKSGSDTSGINVKGTIHWVSVPHAKTAEVRLYDRLFKVEDPASEEGDFKEYLNPDSLQIITAYIEPDLATAIPGKGYQFIRKGYFTLDKHSTPEKPVFNRTVTLKDGWAKK; encoded by the coding sequence ATGAGCGAGGAAAGATCGTTAAACTTTTTAGAAGAGATTGTTGAAGAAGATATCCGCGAGGGTAAAAATGGCGGACGTATCCACACCCGTTTTCCACCCGAGCCTAATGGTTATCTGCACATTGGCCATGCCAAGTCTATTTGCTTAAACTTTGGACTGGCGCAGAAATATAACGGCCTAACCAATCTTCGTTTTGATGATACCAACCCCGTTACCGAAGATACCGAGTACGTAGAAAGTATTAAAGAAGATGTAAAATGGCTGGGCTTTAACTGGGCCAATGAGCTTTATGCGTCTGACTATTTCGACCAGATCTATGCTTTCGCTGTCGACCTGATCCGTAAAGGATTAGCTTATGTTGACGATAGCACGGCCGAAGAAATTGCATCACAAAAAGGTACACCTACCGAACCTGGTAAGCCTAGCGAATACCGCAGCCGCAGCGTGGAAGAAAACCTGCAGTTGTTTGAAGAAATGAAAGCCGGTAAATACCCGGATGGCGCTAAAGTTTTGCGTGCCAAGATTGACCTGGCTTCACCCAACATGCACCTGCGCGACCCATTGATGTACCGCATTAAACATGCCCATCACCACCGCACAGGCGATAAATGGTGCATTTACCCGATGTATGATTTCGCCCACGGGCAGTCAGATTCTATCGAACACATTACCCATTCGGTTTGTACGCTGGAGTTTATCCCTCACCGTGCACTGTATGATTGGTTTATCGAAGAGCTGCAAATTTTCCCTTCGCACCAATACGAATTTGCCCGTTTGAACATGACCTATACCGTAATGAGCAAGCGCAAGCTGCTGCAACTGGTAAAAGAAAACCATGTAGAAAGCTGGGATGATCCACGTATGCCTACCATTAGCGGCCTGCGTCGTCGTGGGTATACGCCTGCATCAATCCGCGAGTTTTGTGAGCGGATTGGGATTGCTAAACGCGAAAATATTATCGACCTGAGCCTGCTTGAGTTCTGTATTCGTGAGGACTTGAACAAAACCGCATGGCGCCGTATGGCGGTATTAGACCCGGTTAAACTGGTGATTACAAACTATCCTGAAGGTGATGGAGAGATTCTTCATGGCGAAAACAATCCGGAAGTTGAAGGTGGTGAAGGCGGTCGTGATATTCCGTTCAGCAGAGAATTATACATCGAGCGCGAAGACTTTATGGAAGTTGCGCCGAAAAAATTTTTCCGCTTAGGCCCGGGTTTAATGGTGAGGTTGAAGAATGCCTACATTATTAAATGCGAAGATTTTGTGAAAGATGCCGAAGGCAACATTACCGAAATCCATTGTACCTATATCCCCGAATCAAAATCGGGAAGCGATACCAGCGGTATCAACGTAAAGGGCACCATCCATTGGGTAAGCGTTCCGCATGCTAAAACTGCTGAGGTTCGTTTATACGATCGTTTATTTAAAGTAGAAGATCCAGCAAGCGAAGAAGGTGATTTTAAAGAATACCTGAACCCAGACAGCCTGCAAATAATCACAGCCTATATTGAGCCGGATTTGGCAACCGCCATCCCGGGCAAAGGTTACCAGTTTATTCGCAAAGGTTACTTCACTTTAGACAAACACTCAACCCCAGAAAAGCCCGTGTTTAACCGCACCGTGACTTTGAAGGATGGATGGGCTAAAAAATAG
- a CDS encoding endonuclease domain-containing protein: MNRITDLCRALRNNQTPAERMLWDQLRRKNVDNHKFLRQYPIMVVQVGISYFYIANFYCAKLKLVIELDGPIHNFKKEYDANRDLVMNQLGIVVLRFNNDEVEMQIDNLIQKITTFISQGQLIL; this comes from the coding sequence ATGAACCGTATCACAGACCTATGCCGAGCCTTACGAAATAATCAAACCCCGGCAGAAAGAATGCTGTGGGATCAATTAAGGCGCAAGAACGTTGACAATCACAAATTTCTAAGGCAATATCCAATAATGGTGGTTCAGGTGGGTATTAGTTATTTCTACATCGCCAACTTTTACTGTGCAAAACTTAAGTTGGTAATAGAGTTAGATGGCCCGATTCATAATTTCAAAAAGGAATATGATGCTAACAGAGATTTGGTTATGAATCAGTTGGGAATTGTGGTTCTGCGGTTCAACAATGATGAAGTAGAGATGCAGATAGACAATCTAATACAAAAAATCACGACGTTTATTTCCCAAGGACAGCTCATCCTCTAA
- a CDS encoding cobalamin B12-binding domain-containing protein, giving the protein MSEHQFNRPIRVLVAKVGLDGHDRGARIIATSLRDAGMEVIYTGLRQTPEMVVNTALQEDVDAIGISILSGAHMTVFPKIIKLIKEKQMDDVLLTGGGIIPEADAKQLQQMGVGELFPPGTTTASIVEYITGWVHQHRNF; this is encoded by the coding sequence ATGAGTGAACACCAGTTTAACCGCCCCATCAGGGTATTAGTTGCTAAAGTAGGATTAGATGGACATGATCGTGGGGCGCGAATTATAGCCACTTCGCTGCGCGATGCCGGGATGGAAGTAATTTATACCGGACTGCGCCAAACACCCGAAATGGTGGTGAATACCGCCCTGCAGGAAGATGTTGATGCGATCGGGATTTCGATTCTTTCGGGCGCACACATGACAGTTTTCCCGAAAATTATTAAATTGATCAAAGAAAAGCAGATGGATGATGTTTTGCTGACCGGCGGCGGGATCATTCCCGAAGCAGATGCTAAACAGCTGCAGCAAATGGGGGTTGGAGAGCTTTTCCCTCCCGGAACCACCACCGCGTCAATTGTTGAATATATAACCGGCTGGGTACATCAGCACCGTAATTTTTAA
- a CDS encoding enoyl-CoA hydratase/isomerase family protein gives MSFQNLIIEDKGRIRQITINRESKLNALNKETIAELHTAFADAFGDNTIGGIILTGAGSKAFVAGADIAEFVGLDVESATAVARENQKKVFDLVANGKKPVIAAVNGFALGGGLELALASHIRVASSNAKMGLPEVTLGLIPGYGGTQRLTKLVGSGKALEMILTADMITADEAYRVGLVNYVVAPEELITKAEEILNKILQRAPLAIAAAINAVSAAGTPEGFEIEINAFGKCFGNEDTKEGIAAFLEKRKPEFKGK, from the coding sequence ATGAGTTTTCAGAATTTAATTATAGAAGATAAAGGGCGTATCAGGCAAATAACTATTAATCGCGAAAGCAAACTAAATGCGCTTAACAAAGAAACCATTGCCGAATTACATACCGCTTTTGCTGATGCCTTTGGCGACAACACAATTGGCGGAATTATTTTAACCGGTGCAGGCTCCAAGGCGTTTGTGGCAGGTGCAGATATTGCTGAGTTTGTTGGTCTTGATGTGGAAAGCGCAACTGCTGTGGCAAGAGAAAATCAGAAAAAGGTATTTGATCTAGTAGCTAATGGAAAAAAGCCTGTTATTGCAGCTGTAAATGGCTTTGCATTAGGCGGTGGTTTAGAGTTGGCGCTGGCCAGCCATATTCGTGTGGCGTCAAGCAATGCCAAAATGGGCTTGCCCGAAGTAACCCTGGGTTTAATTCCCGGTTATGGCGGCACGCAAAGGCTTACCAAACTGGTGGGAAGTGGCAAAGCTTTAGAGATGATTTTGACGGCGGATATGATTACCGCTGATGAGGCCTATCGCGTTGGCCTGGTAAATTATGTGGTTGCGCCCGAAGAGTTAATTACAAAAGCAGAGGAAATACTAAACAAAATTTTACAACGTGCGCCTCTGGCCATAGCCGCTGCTATCAATGCGGTAAGCGCTGCGGGCACACCGGAGGGTTTTGAGATAGAAATAAATGCATTCGGAAAATGCTTTGGTAATGAGGATACTAAAGAAGGAATAGCTGCCTTTTTAGAAAAAAGAAAACCAGAATTTAAAGGCAAGTAA